From Apium graveolens cultivar Ventura chromosome 9, ASM990537v1, whole genome shotgun sequence, the proteins below share one genomic window:
- the LOC141685923 gene encoding kinase-interacting protein 1-like, translating into MCRFFVVFLLASLVIMMSNGVVGQNGNRRFGAGSGAGGGFGGKYDTPVGGIGGGLGGGAGSGVVRDPGGGVIGGAGGGGGGGLGGRVGLVGGGIGGGAGGGVIGGQGAGPSGDSGVGGGFGAGGGFGGGGLGSGGFFGGGFGAGAGAGLVRLLTNYPVSALGLISIAIVVKDPCINYLNRAASNAYSWWWASHIRTKQSKWLEQSLQEMEEKVEYILKLFQEDGDSFIKKAEMYYKRRPEFIEFVEESARAYRALAGRYDKLSTDLQNANTTIATCLPEQVQYTMDEDDDFDVKGQKAPKGSTPPPNAAPPQGPPPPNIPKVPDAPNKTLRGLINDASKKFSNKPAKSTYTQIKPKPPPKSGLTETQASEEVDMLQKDILALQTVKEFVKSSYENGLEKFRKIENEIMEKQDRASKLQDEFGITSVIEDHDARNLMAKTALKSCQESLAQLQIQQDKSNKEAEAEKKRLEEARVKLKALKHQLLPDEPLDDEIPDDPEALAGEEIGPEGQKLEEIIEKIKELDESSGSITVTELAEKINELVNQVIYLESSVSSQNVLNNRLKTEADDLNLHIQHFEDDEATMEDGNQNAGDRVKVLEAKLKSVQTLNQNVANHNTKLEAHFTAVYSSLDKISEKLHTVKPDEEGEQSQEASDSEDKDITEKTQVGATIKIQSASPDENQKSEGEEIRSKPASIDVINEDMDSDVEETYLPQLLSGVEDKDKILKNEYATILKNYKEIKKKILNQEKTSDALFQTTLQVRELKSAVAKRDLEIQSLRNKLQENAPEAGVLTEGEDAHTNSEDVEEEINSLINESKPVSPFEEKLRGQIDGILDENLEFLLRFSTTFHQIQKFKSGTKDLEDEIATFKTREAANKKEGKPEVDLDLKSDVRAVFRHLNEIKSELKVWLEQSESLKEELQSRFSSLCSIQQTITTALKEGVEKDEIAFTSHQAAKYQGEVLNMKQENNKVSHELQGGIDSVTSLQTECEDTIKKLDDEYGLTENAAKNVNKPGIPLRSFIFGVKEKKKKPSLLSYMHYPKI; encoded by the exons ATGTGTCGTTTTTTTGTCGTGTTTCTTCTAGCGAGTTTAGTAATTATGATGAGTAATGGAGTTGTGGGACAGAACGGAAATAGAAGATTTGGTGCAGGCAGTGGTGCTGGAGGTGGTTTTGGTGGCAAATATGATACCCCTGTTGGAGGTATAGGCGGAGGTCTAGGTGGCGGTGCAGGTAGCGGAGTTGTCAGAGACCCTGGCGGTGGGGTGATTGGAGGTGCTGGTGGAGGAGGTGGAGGTGGCCTTGGAGGTAGAGTAGGCCTTGTTGGTGGTGGCATTGGAGGTGGTGCAGGTGGAGGTGTTATAGGAGGTCAAGGTGCAGGTCCAAGTGGCGACAGTGGCGTCGGAGGAGGGTTTGGTGCTGGTGGAGGATTTGGCGGTGGCGGATTAGGTAGTGGTGGGTTTTTCGGTGGTGGATTTGGTGCAGGCGCTGGTGCAGG CCTTGTTAGACTGCTAACTAATTATCCTGTGAGCGCTTTGGGGTTAATTTCCATTGCTATTGTTGTTAAGGACCCCTGTATTAATTATCTGAAT AGAGCTGCAAGCAACGCATATTCCTGGTGGTGGGCTAGCCACATTCGAACCAAACAATCCAAATGGCTCGAACAAAGCTTGCAAG AGATGGAAGAGAAGGTGGAGTACATCCTAAAGCTCTTTCAAGAAGATGGAGATTCTTTTATCAAAAAGGCAGAAATGTACTACAAAAGGAGGCCTGAGTTTATAGAATTTGTTGAAGAATCAGCCCGCGCTTATAGAGCCTTAGCAGGAAGATATGACAAGTTATCGACTGATTTACAGAATGCCAACACCACCATTGCTACTTGTCTACCGGAACAAGTTCAGTATACTATGGATGAAGATGATGATTTTGATGTCAAAGGTCAAAAAGCTCCAAAAGGCAGCACACCTCCTCCTAATGCCGCTCCTCCACAAGGTCCTCCGCCTCCAAATATACCCAAGGTTCCTGATGCTCCAAACAAGACCTTGAGGGGTCTTATAAATGATGCTTCAAAGAAATTTTCTAACAAACCAGCAAAATCAACTTATACTCAGATTAAGCCTAAGCCTCCTCCTAAGTCTGGTTTGACGGAGACTCAGGCGTCTGAAGAGGTTGATATGCTTCAAAAAGATATTTTAGCATTGCAGACTGTGAAGGAATTTGTCAAGAGTTCTTATGAAAATGGACTAGAAAAGTTCCGCAAAATTGAGAATGAGATTATGGAGAAACAAGACAGGGCTAGTAAATTGCAAGATGAGTTTGGTATTACAAGCGTTATTGAAGATCACGATGCACGGAATTTGATGGCAAAGACAGCGCTCAAGTCTTGTCAAGAGTCATTGGCTCAGTTGCAAATTCAACAAGATAAGTCTAATAAGGAAGCTGAGGCTGAGAAGAAAAGGCTTGAGGAGGCTCGTGTAAAATTGAAAGCACTCAAACACCAGCTTCTCCCTGATGAACCCCTGGATGATGAAATACCTGATGATCCAGAGGCACTAGCTGGGGAGGAGATTGGCCCTGAGGGACAGAAATTGGAGGAGATTATAGAGAAGATTAAAGAACTTGATGAATCTAGTGGTTCTATCACGGTGACAGAACTGGCTGAGAAGATTAATGAACTCGTGAATCAGGTGATCTACTTGGAAAGTTCAGTTTCGTCACAGAATGTTCTAAATAACAGGCTTAAAACAGAAGCAGATGATCTTAACTTACACATACAACACTTTGAAGATGATGAAGCCACCATGGAAGATGGAAATCAAAATGCGGGCGACAGAGTGAAAGTTTTGGAAGCAAAACTAAAATCAgttcagactttgaatcagaatgTTGCGAATCACAACACCAAACTTGAAGCACATTTCACTGCGGTCTATAGTAGCCTTGATAAGATATCCGAGAAGCTTCACACTGTAAAACCAGATGAAGAGGGAGAGCAATCACAAGAAGCATCAGATAGCGAAGACAAGGACATTACAGAAAAGACTCAAGTAGGTGCGACCATAAAAATCCAAAGTGCATCACCTGATGAGAATCAGAAGAGTGAAGGTGAAGAAATTAGGAGTAAACCTGCCAGTATCGATGTAATAAACGAAGACATGGACTCTGATGTCGAGGAGACATACTTGCCACAATTATTGAGTGGTGTGGAAGACAAAGACAAGATTCTTAAGAATGAATATGCAACAATTTTAAAGAACTACAAAGAAATCAAGAAGAAAATCCTTAACCAAGAGAAGACAAGTGATGCCCTCTTTCAAACAACACTACAAGTAAGAGAACTGAAAAGTGCTGTGGCTAAGAGGGACCTGGAAATTCAGTCTTTGCGCAATAAGTTACAAGAGAACGCACCTGAAGCAGGAGTCTTGACTGAAGGTGAAGATGCCCATACTAATTCAGAAGACGTGGAGGAAGAAATCAATAGTTTGATTAATGAATCTAAACCAGTCTCACCATTTGAGGAAAAACTAAGGGGCCAGATTGACGGGATACTGGATGAGAATCTTGAATTCTTATTAAGGTTTAGTACTACATTTCATCAGATACAGAAATTCAAAAGCGGGACAAAAGATTTAGAGGATGAAATAGCAACATTTAAGACAAGGGAAGCAGCCAACAAAAAAGAAGGAAAACCTGAAGTTGATTTAGATCTTAAATCAGACGTGCGTGCAGTATTTAGGCACCTTAACGAGATAAAGTCTGAATTAAAAGTATGGTTAGAACAAAGCGAATCGTTGAAGGAAGAACTTCAAAGCAGATTTTCATCGTTATGCAGTATTCAACAAACAATAACAACAGCTTTAAAAGAAGGTGTTGAAAAAGATGAGATAGCGTTCACTAGTCATCAAGCAGCAAAGTATCAGGGTGAAGTTCTGAACATGAAGCAAGAGAACAATAAGGTGAGTCACGAGTTGCAGGGAGGCATAGATAGTGTAACTTCACTTCAAACCGAATGTGAGGATACAATTAAGAAGTTGGATGATGAATACGGACTAACAGAAAATGCTGCAAAAAATGTGAACAAGCCAGGAATTCCATTGCGCTCTTTCATATTTGGGGTCaaggaaaagaagaagaagccatCACTACTTTCTTACATGCATTATCCAAAAATATAA
- the LOC141684525 gene encoding protein arginine methyltransferase NDUFAF7 homolog, mitochondrial isoform X1: MVVSLRLVSPKSLSFLSRIQTPKVSSLGPSTPLAPAFYSTHIVGDSPILVRDFIHSALYDPDHGYFSKQSSSVGVLDQTIKFHNLQGRKAYMKHLDNIYKQHDISWFTPVELFKPWYAHGIAEAILRTANLSVPLKIYEIGGGSGTCAKGIMDYMMLNAPTRVYNNMTYTSVEISPALAKKQLETVAEVGSHLSKFNVECRDATDRSGWGTEELPCWVIMLEVLDNLPHDLIYTENQVSPWKEVWVQKQQDSRSELSELFKPIQDPLITKCMELLDLDKDQKTQGSSTILAAKNVWAKLFPKPKRSWLPTGCLELLEVLHGALPKMSLIASDFSYLPDVRILGDRAPLVSTKKDGCSKDHNSYLDAKGDADIFFPTDFGLLERMEHYCSGWLKPDLDKSTKQGKKRRTIMLDTSLFMEEFGMPTKTRTKDGYNPLLDDFKNTKFYLSVPTHNTK, translated from the exons ATGGTTGTCTCTCTTCGTCTTGTCTCTCCTAAATCTCTCTCCTTCCTCTCCCGTATTCAGACTCCCAAAG TTTCATCTCTTGGACCCTCTACTCCATTAGCTCCTGCATTCTACTCAACACACATTGTTGGAGACTCTCCAATTCTT GTTAGGGATTTTATACACTCCGCATTATACGATCCCGATCATGGTTACTTTTCTAAACAATCAAGCTCTGTTGGCGTGCTTGATCAAACTATTAAGTTTCATAATCTCCAAG GCAGGAAAGCTTATATGAAGCACTTGGATAATATCTACAAGCAGCATGATATATCATGGTTTACTCCGGTTGAACTATTTAAG CCCTGGTATGCTCATGGGATTGCTGAAGCTATATTACGTACTGCTAATCTTTCAGTTCCCCTGAAG ATATATGAAATCGGAGGTGGATCAGGAACTTGTGCAAAGGGCATAATGGATTACATGATGTTGAATGCACCCACCAGAGTTTACAATAATATGACCTACAC TTCAGTAGAAATCAGTCCGGCATTGGCTAAAAAACAATTAGAAACTGTTGCAGAAGTTGGTAGTCACTTATCAAAGTTTAACGTGGAGTGCCGTGATGCTACTGATCGTAGTGGATGGG GTACTGAAGAACTGCCTTGCTGGGTCATAATGCTTGAG GTGCTTGATAATCTTCCACATGATCTCATCTACACGGAGAATCAAGTTTCGCCATGGAAGGAAGTGTGGGTACAGAAGCAACAGGATAG CAGGTCAGAGCTTTCAGAGTTGTTTAAGCCAATACAAGATCCACTAATTACAAAGTGCATGGAGTTATTGGATTTAGACAAGGATCAAAAAACACAAGGTAGCAGCACAATTTTGGCGGCGAAAAATGTTTGGGCAAAGCTTTTTCCCAAGCCTAAAAGATCTTGGCTACCAACTGGTTGCTTG GAGCTTCTTGAAGTTTTGCATGGTGCACTGCCAAAGATGTCTCTGATTGCTTCTGATTTTAGTTATCTTCCTGATGTGAGAATACTTGGTGACAGAGCTCCATTGGTTTCAACCAAG AAAGATGGCTGTAGTAAAGACCACAACAGTTATCTGGATGCAAAG GGTGATGCTGATATATTTTTCCCGACGGACTTTGGGCTTTTGGAACGCATGGAGCACTATTGCTCAGGATGGTTGAAGCCGGACTTGGATAAGTCAACAAAGCAAGGGAAGAAAAGGCGAACAATCATG CTTGATACATCTTTATTTATGGAAGAATTTGGTATGCCCACAAAGACAAGGACCAAAGATGGTTACAACCCTCTTCTGGATGACTTTAAGAATACTAAATTTTATTTAAGTGTGCCAACACATAACACTAAATAG
- the LOC141684525 gene encoding protein arginine methyltransferase NDUFAF7 homolog, mitochondrial isoform X2, whose protein sequence is MVVSLRLVSPKSLSFLSRIQTPKVSSLGPSTPLAPAFYSTHIVGDSPILVRDFIHSALYDPDHGYFSKQSSSVGVLDQTIKFHNLQGRKAYMKHLDNIYKQHDISWFTPVELFKPWYAHGIAEAILRTANLSVPLKIYEIGGGSGTCAKGIMDYMMLNAPTRVYNNMTYTSVEISPALAKKQLETVAEVGSHLSKFNVECRDATDRSGWGTEELPCWVIMLEVLDNLPHDLIYTENQVSPWKEVWVQKQQDRSELSELFKPIQDPLITKCMELLDLDKDQKTQGSSTILAAKNVWAKLFPKPKRSWLPTGCLELLEVLHGALPKMSLIASDFSYLPDVRILGDRAPLVSTKKDGCSKDHNSYLDAKGDADIFFPTDFGLLERMEHYCSGWLKPDLDKSTKQGKKRRTIMLDTSLFMEEFGMPTKTRTKDGYNPLLDDFKNTKFYLSVPTHNTK, encoded by the exons ATGGTTGTCTCTCTTCGTCTTGTCTCTCCTAAATCTCTCTCCTTCCTCTCCCGTATTCAGACTCCCAAAG TTTCATCTCTTGGACCCTCTACTCCATTAGCTCCTGCATTCTACTCAACACACATTGTTGGAGACTCTCCAATTCTT GTTAGGGATTTTATACACTCCGCATTATACGATCCCGATCATGGTTACTTTTCTAAACAATCAAGCTCTGTTGGCGTGCTTGATCAAACTATTAAGTTTCATAATCTCCAAG GCAGGAAAGCTTATATGAAGCACTTGGATAATATCTACAAGCAGCATGATATATCATGGTTTACTCCGGTTGAACTATTTAAG CCCTGGTATGCTCATGGGATTGCTGAAGCTATATTACGTACTGCTAATCTTTCAGTTCCCCTGAAG ATATATGAAATCGGAGGTGGATCAGGAACTTGTGCAAAGGGCATAATGGATTACATGATGTTGAATGCACCCACCAGAGTTTACAATAATATGACCTACAC TTCAGTAGAAATCAGTCCGGCATTGGCTAAAAAACAATTAGAAACTGTTGCAGAAGTTGGTAGTCACTTATCAAAGTTTAACGTGGAGTGCCGTGATGCTACTGATCGTAGTGGATGGG GTACTGAAGAACTGCCTTGCTGGGTCATAATGCTTGAG GTGCTTGATAATCTTCCACATGATCTCATCTACACGGAGAATCAAGTTTCGCCATGGAAGGAAGTGTGGGTACAGAAGCAACAGGATAG GTCAGAGCTTTCAGAGTTGTTTAAGCCAATACAAGATCCACTAATTACAAAGTGCATGGAGTTATTGGATTTAGACAAGGATCAAAAAACACAAGGTAGCAGCACAATTTTGGCGGCGAAAAATGTTTGGGCAAAGCTTTTTCCCAAGCCTAAAAGATCTTGGCTACCAACTGGTTGCTTG GAGCTTCTTGAAGTTTTGCATGGTGCACTGCCAAAGATGTCTCTGATTGCTTCTGATTTTAGTTATCTTCCTGATGTGAGAATACTTGGTGACAGAGCTCCATTGGTTTCAACCAAG AAAGATGGCTGTAGTAAAGACCACAACAGTTATCTGGATGCAAAG GGTGATGCTGATATATTTTTCCCGACGGACTTTGGGCTTTTGGAACGCATGGAGCACTATTGCTCAGGATGGTTGAAGCCGGACTTGGATAAGTCAACAAAGCAAGGGAAGAAAAGGCGAACAATCATG CTTGATACATCTTTATTTATGGAAGAATTTGGTATGCCCACAAAGACAAGGACCAAAGATGGTTACAACCCTCTTCTGGATGACTTTAAGAATACTAAATTTTATTTAAGTGTGCCAACACATAACACTAAATAG